A single region of the Hirundo rustica isolate bHirRus1 chromosome 17, bHirRus1.pri.v3, whole genome shotgun sequence genome encodes:
- the SLC8B1 gene encoding mitochondrial sodium/calcium exchanger protein isoform X2 yields MGQGPTGLAVVLSLAGALPAGTPLLLDVGHTLPPAGDALSRGRGLDCWEVRKHNSSEWCHFIRSNPDCQLDGGFLDYLGGVFCVFPPQLLPLAVTLYALWLLYLFIILGVTAEKFFCPNLSAISTTLKLSHNVAGVTFLAFGNGAPDVFSAVVAFSNPRTAGLAIGAVFGYLGLYVFYVLTVVLCTCIHRRQRRDGLAPPGPWEPEMPANVEEPEPSGTNSGDYGEEYRPLLPSQETSLRILTTALSPLDYRKWRRKPWYWRLFKAFKVPVELVLLLTVPVVDPDKDDLNWKRPLNCLHILTSPLLCVLTLKSGAYGLYQIQGIFPVWALVTLVASALALIIFITTSNEEPPKYHCVFAFLGFLASAMWINAAATELVNVLRTLGIIFQLSNTVLGLTLLAWGNSIGDAFSDLTMARQGYPRMAFSACFGGIIFNILVGVGLGCLLQMTSSQPLVKLEPDSPLVWVLAGTLGLSLAFSFVMVPAQCFQLGKAYGLCLITCYLVFLCVALLTEFRVIHFSTL; encoded by the exons ATGGGGCAGGGGCCCACGGGGCTGGCCGTGGTGCTCAGCCTGGCCGGGGCTCTGCCGGCCGGGACCCCGCTGCTGCTGGACGTGGGGCACACGCTCCCTCCCGCGGGGGATGCTCTGAGCCGCGGACGGGGCCTGGAT tgctgggaggtTCGGAAGCACAACAGCTCCGAGTGGTGCCACTTCATCCGGAGCAACCCCGACTGCCAGCTGGATGGGGGCTTCCTCGACTACCTCGGTGGGGTCTTCTGTGTCTTCCcgccccagctgctgcccctggctgTCACCCTCTAT GCTCTCTGGCTCCTGTACCTGTTCATCATCCTTGGTGTGACAGCAGAGAAGTT CTTCTGCCCCAATTTATCAGCCATCTCCACCACCCTGAAGCTGTCCCACAACGTGGCA GGTGTCACCTTCCTGGCCTTTGGAAACGGGGCACCTGATGTCTTCAGTGCTGTGGTGGCCTTCTCCAACCCCCGGACAGCGGGGCTGGCCATCGGGGCCGTCTTTG GTTACCTGGGGCTCTACGTGTTCTACGTGCTCACCGTGGTGCTCTGCACCTGCATCCACCGGCGGCAGCGCAGGGACGGGCTGGCCCCTCCCGGACCCTGGGAGCCAG AGATGCCGGCAAATGTGGAAGAGCCGGAGCCCTCGGGCACAAACAGTGGCGACTATG GGGAGGAGTACCGgcccctgctgccctcccaggAGACCTCCCTGCGCATCCTCACCACGGCCCTCAGCCCCCTGGACTACCGCAAGTGGAGGAGGAAGCCCTGGTACTGGCGGCTCTTCAAGGCCTTCAAG GTGCCCgtggagctggtgctgctgctcaccGTTCCCGTTGTGGACCCCGACAAGGATGACCTGAACTGGAAGAGACCCCTCAACTGCCTGCACATCCTCACCAGCCCCCTGCTCTGCGTCCTCACCCTGAAATCGGGCGCCT ATGGGCTGTACCAAATCCAGGGCATCTTCCCAGTCTGGGCACTGGTCACACTGGTTGCCTCTGCCCTGGCCCTCATCATCTTCATCACCACAAGCAATGAGGAGCCACCCAAGTACCACTGT GTGTTTGCCTTCCTTGGGTTTTTGGCCAGTGCCATGTGGATCAACGCCGCGGCCACCGAGCTGGTGAACGTCCTGCGGACCCTGGGCATCATCTTCCAGCTCAGCAACACCGTGCTGGGCCTGACACTGCTGGCCTGGGGCAACAGCATCGGCG ACGCCTTCTCCGACCTCACCATGGCCCGGCAGGGCTATCCCCGCATGGCCTTCTCCGCCTGCTTCGGGGGCATCATCTTCA ACATCCTGGTCGGCGTGGGCCTgggctgcctgctgcagatGACCAGCAGCCAGCCGCTGGTGAAG CTGGAGCCCGACAGCCCCCTGGTGTGGGTGCTGGCCGGGAcgctggggctgagcctggcGTTCTCCTTCGTGATGGTGCCGGCGCAgtgcttccagctgggaaaggccTACGGCCTCTGCCTCATCACCTGCTACCTGGTGTTCCTGTGCGTGGCCCTGCTCACCGAGTTCAGGGTGATCCACTTCTCCACCCTGTGA
- the SLC8B1 gene encoding mitochondrial sodium/calcium exchanger protein isoform X1 codes for MGQGPTGLAVVLSLAGALPAGTPLLLDVGHTLPPAGDALSRGRGLDALWLLYLFIILGVTAEKFFCPNLSAISTTLKLSHNVAGVTFLAFGNGAPDVFSAVVAFSNPRTAGLAIGAVFGAGVFVTTVVAGGIALVKPFTAASRPFLRDVIFYMVAVFLTFVVLYLGRIRLGEALGYLGLYVFYVLTVVLCTCIHRRQRRDGLAPPGPWEPEMPANVEEPEPSGTNSGDYGEEYRPLLPSQETSLRILTTALSPLDYRKWRRKPWYWRLFKAFKVPVELVLLLTVPVVDPDKDDLNWKRPLNCLHILTSPLLCVLTLKSGAYGLYQIQGIFPVWALVTLVASALALIIFITTSNEEPPKYHCVFAFLGFLASAMWINAAATELVNVLRTLGIIFQLSNTVLGLTLLAWGNSIGDAFSDLTMARQGYPRMAFSACFGGIIFNILVGVGLGCLLQMTSSQPLVKLEPDSPLVWVLAGTLGLSLAFSFVMVPAQCFQLGKAYGLCLITCYLVFLCVALLTEFRVIHFSTL; via the exons ATGGGGCAGGGGCCCACGGGGCTGGCCGTGGTGCTCAGCCTGGCCGGGGCTCTGCCGGCCGGGACCCCGCTGCTGCTGGACGTGGGGCACACGCTCCCTCCCGCGGGGGATGCTCTGAGCCGCGGACGGGGCCTGGAT GCTCTCTGGCTCCTGTACCTGTTCATCATCCTTGGTGTGACAGCAGAGAAGTT CTTCTGCCCCAATTTATCAGCCATCTCCACCACCCTGAAGCTGTCCCACAACGTGGCA GGTGTCACCTTCCTGGCCTTTGGAAACGGGGCACCTGATGTCTTCAGTGCTGTGGTGGCCTTCTCCAACCCCCGGACAGCGGGGCTGGCCATCGGGGCCGTCTTTG GTGCCGGTGTGTTTGTCACCACGGTGGTGGCCGGGGGCATCGCCCTGGTCAAGCCCTTCACGGCCGCCTCCAGGCCCTTCCTCAGGGATGTCATCTTCTACATGGTGGCCGTGTTCCTCACCTTCGTGGTCCTCTACTTGGGCAGGATCCGGCTGGGAGAGGCTCTGG GTTACCTGGGGCTCTACGTGTTCTACGTGCTCACCGTGGTGCTCTGCACCTGCATCCACCGGCGGCAGCGCAGGGACGGGCTGGCCCCTCCCGGACCCTGGGAGCCAG AGATGCCGGCAAATGTGGAAGAGCCGGAGCCCTCGGGCACAAACAGTGGCGACTATG GGGAGGAGTACCGgcccctgctgccctcccaggAGACCTCCCTGCGCATCCTCACCACGGCCCTCAGCCCCCTGGACTACCGCAAGTGGAGGAGGAAGCCCTGGTACTGGCGGCTCTTCAAGGCCTTCAAG GTGCCCgtggagctggtgctgctgctcaccGTTCCCGTTGTGGACCCCGACAAGGATGACCTGAACTGGAAGAGACCCCTCAACTGCCTGCACATCCTCACCAGCCCCCTGCTCTGCGTCCTCACCCTGAAATCGGGCGCCT ATGGGCTGTACCAAATCCAGGGCATCTTCCCAGTCTGGGCACTGGTCACACTGGTTGCCTCTGCCCTGGCCCTCATCATCTTCATCACCACAAGCAATGAGGAGCCACCCAAGTACCACTGT GTGTTTGCCTTCCTTGGGTTTTTGGCCAGTGCCATGTGGATCAACGCCGCGGCCACCGAGCTGGTGAACGTCCTGCGGACCCTGGGCATCATCTTCCAGCTCAGCAACACCGTGCTGGGCCTGACACTGCTGGCCTGGGGCAACAGCATCGGCG ACGCCTTCTCCGACCTCACCATGGCCCGGCAGGGCTATCCCCGCATGGCCTTCTCCGCCTGCTTCGGGGGCATCATCTTCA ACATCCTGGTCGGCGTGGGCCTgggctgcctgctgcagatGACCAGCAGCCAGCCGCTGGTGAAG CTGGAGCCCGACAGCCCCCTGGTGTGGGTGCTGGCCGGGAcgctggggctgagcctggcGTTCTCCTTCGTGATGGTGCCGGCGCAgtgcttccagctgggaaaggccTACGGCCTCTGCCTCATCACCTGCTACCTGGTGTTCCTGTGCGTGGCCCTGCTCACCGAGTTCAGGGTGATCCACTTCTCCACCCTGTGA
- the SLC8B1 gene encoding mitochondrial sodium/calcium exchanger protein isoform X3 produces the protein MGQGPTGLAVVLSLAGALPAGTPLLLDVGHTLPPAGDALSRGRGLDCWEVRKHNSSEWCHFIRSNPDCQLDGGFLDYLGGVFCVFPPQLLPLAVTLYALWLLYLFIILGVTAEKFFCPNLSAISTTLKLSHNVAGVTFLAFGNGAPDVFSAVVAFSNPRTAGLAIGAVFGAGVFVTTVVAGGIALVKPFTAASRPFLRDVIFYMVAVFLTFVVLYLGRIRLGEALGYLGLYVFYVLTVVLCTCIHRRQRRDGLAPPGPWEPEMPANVEEPEPSGTNSGDYGEEYRPLLPSQETSLRILTTALSPLDYRKWRRKPWYWRLFKAFKVPVELVLLLTVPVVDPDKDDLNWKRPLNCLHILTSPLLCVLTLKSGAYGLYQIQGIFPVWALVTLVASALALIIFITTSNEEPPKYHCVFAFLGFLASAMWINAAATELVNVLRTLGIIFQLSNTVLGLTLLAWGNSIGDAFSDLTMARQGYPRMAFSACFGGIIFNILVGVGLGCLLQMTSSQPLVKLEPDSPLVWVLAGTLGLSLAFSFVMVPAQCFQLGKAYGLCLITCYLVFLCVALLTEFRVIHFSTL, from the exons ATGGGGCAGGGGCCCACGGGGCTGGCCGTGGTGCTCAGCCTGGCCGGGGCTCTGCCGGCCGGGACCCCGCTGCTGCTGGACGTGGGGCACACGCTCCCTCCCGCGGGGGATGCTCTGAGCCGCGGACGGGGCCTGGAT tgctgggaggtTCGGAAGCACAACAGCTCCGAGTGGTGCCACTTCATCCGGAGCAACCCCGACTGCCAGCTGGATGGGGGCTTCCTCGACTACCTCGGTGGGGTCTTCTGTGTCTTCCcgccccagctgctgcccctggctgTCACCCTCTAT GCTCTCTGGCTCCTGTACCTGTTCATCATCCTTGGTGTGACAGCAGAGAAGTT CTTCTGCCCCAATTTATCAGCCATCTCCACCACCCTGAAGCTGTCCCACAACGTGGCA GGTGTCACCTTCCTGGCCTTTGGAAACGGGGCACCTGATGTCTTCAGTGCTGTGGTGGCCTTCTCCAACCCCCGGACAGCGGGGCTGGCCATCGGGGCCGTCTTTG GTGCCGGTGTGTTTGTCACCACGGTGGTGGCCGGGGGCATCGCCCTGGTCAAGCCCTTCACGGCCGCCTCCAGGCCCTTCCTCAGGGATGTCATCTTCTACATGGTGGCCGTGTTCCTCACCTTCGTGGTCCTCTACTTGGGCAGGATCCGGCTGGGAGAGGCTCTGG GTTACCTGGGGCTCTACGTGTTCTACGTGCTCACCGTGGTGCTCTGCACCTGCATCCACCGGCGGCAGCGCAGGGACGGGCTGGCCCCTCCCGGACCCTGGGAGCCAG AGATGCCGGCAAATGTGGAAGAGCCGGAGCCCTCGGGCACAAACAGTGGCGACTATG GGGAGGAGTACCGgcccctgctgccctcccaggAGACCTCCCTGCGCATCCTCACCACGGCCCTCAGCCCCCTGGACTACCGCAAGTGGAGGAGGAAGCCCTGGTACTGGCGGCTCTTCAAGGCCTTCAAG GTGCCCgtggagctggtgctgctgctcaccGTTCCCGTTGTGGACCCCGACAAGGATGACCTGAACTGGAAGAGACCCCTCAACTGCCTGCACATCCTCACCAGCCCCCTGCTCTGCGTCCTCACCCTGAAATCGGGCGCCT ATGGGCTGTACCAAATCCAGGGCATCTTCCCAGTCTGGGCACTGGTCACACTGGTTGCCTCTGCCCTGGCCCTCATCATCTTCATCACCACAAGCAATGAGGAGCCACCCAAGTACCACTGT GTGTTTGCCTTCCTTGGGTTTTTGGCCAGTGCCATGTGGATCAACGCCGCGGCCACCGAGCTGGTGAACGTCCTGCGGACCCTGGGCATCATCTTCCAGCTCAGCAACACCGTGCTGGGCCTGACACTGCTGGCCTGGGGCAACAGCATCGGCG ACGCCTTCTCCGACCTCACCATGGCCCGGCAGGGCTATCCCCGCATGGCCTTCTCCGCCTGCTTCGGGGGCATCATCTTCA ACATCCTGGTCGGCGTGGGCCTgggctgcctgctgcagatGACCAGCAGCCAGCCGCTGGTGAAG CTGGAGCCCGACAGCCCCCTGGTGTGGGTGCTGGCCGGGAcgctggggctgagcctggcGTTCTCCTTCGTGATGGTGCCGGCGCAgtgcttccagctgggaaaggccTACGGCCTCTGCCTCATCACCTGCTACCTGGTGTTCCTGTGCGTGGCCCTGCTCACCGAGTTCAGGGTGATCCACTTCTCCACCCTGTGA